A segment of the Candidatus Hadarchaeales archaeon genome:
AAGTCTGATCGTGTGAAGTTTTATTTTATACATTTTGCCAGGTTTCATTTCCGCAGCCTTGTTTATCCCCTCCGCAACCTTTTCCGCGATTTCTTTCGGGTCGATCTTATCCGGATGAGGATCTATCACCGTGTCGTGTTCCTCCATGTAAATGAGAAATTTGAAATCGATCGTATCCGGGAGAAGTCCAAATATCCCACCAAGCAAAATTATGAGGGAGTCCTCAGCAGCTGCTCCGAAAACTAGACTCTTGAAGAACGTGGCGATCGTAAGTCCAACTATGAAGTGGGTTAAGCCGCGCATCTCAGTATCCCCCAAGCCAGCACGCTATCTGCTCACCCAAGCCAGCCATGTTGAGGAAAATCGGGAAGAAGAAACCCAAAACCAAGTTCAACCTTCTGGTTCTAAACATCGGCGGAATAAGCCCAAGTCCAGTTGTGATCACCAAAAGTAAAAGACCTGTGGCTCCAGCGAAAATGAAAACTATCGCAAGGATTATCATCATAGCCACAATCGAAATCTTCCTGTAGCTTATTCTTGTGACCATTTTTGAGAAGACAAACCGCGAAAGCAAGACGAGCAGAATGAATGCGAAGAGGGTGGTGAACGCAATTGTTGCAACGAGAAGCCAGAAATCCGAAGATGATCTTGGCTGATAGACCATGCTTGTGACCCACGCCATCCCTCCGCGTGTGAGGTGGAGGAGCGGAACCCAAAAGAGGAAGAACGCACCGACGTAGTATGCGAATCTTCCAGCAGATCCGGAAACCATAAACGAAGTGTCCCCCCTTGTTGACGTAGCATGCCCGGCTAACACTCCCCCAACCCCAGCCGTTATCACGGGCTGGAAGGCTGCGAAGGTTCCGCCGAGAAAACCGGCCATTGTCCCATGCGCAACTTCCTGCCATCCCGCGTATATCCCAGTCGATTTTGACTGCTCAGGCACCTTGGGATTCGAGAAGATGTTCATGAGAACCCATGGCATTGCGAAAAATCCGACGAAAACCGGGAGGATGTTCTGGAAGGCTCTGTCAGGGGGCATCACCGGCGTGTTGAGAACGATGAAGCCCAATATCATCGAGAGGAAAAAGACAAATATCCCGGCAACGAGGCTAGACCAACCATCGGCTAATCTCCCGAGCCTCGTCTTTTTTCTGCTCCCCCAATCTTTTGGCCATTCAGACATCAAAAGATAAACCACAACCCCAATGAGTATCCACGCGAAGTGTGGTGTGGTTAACCTACGGAAGACTTGGAATAAATATGGTGCGGCTGGCGAGATGGCAACGAGAAGGATTGCTGCCCCAATTGCACCAAGCCCAGAAAGAAGGCAAGCTTCCTCTCCCCTACCGTATAGCAAATATTTCTGGTTCGGGAAAACCATATAGAAGGTACTGTCGTCTGGCGAACCCATGTATGTTGTTGTTATTATGCCTACAACCGAGTAGGCTACCAGCATTCCTATGAGAAAGAGCGAAAAAGCTAGAGGATTGAAAGGATACGCAATGTAGATGACGACGGCTAGTCCAGCAAAATTCAATGGATGCAGTCCCGGCAGGATGGACAAACAGCTCCCGGCGAGAACACCAAGCATACCCCAAAGGAGATAGGCTAAGCTTTCCATCTTCTTACACCCTCCATATGTCTTCTATCGAGCAAACATGGAGCACTTTTTCTCCCCCAACCACGGATATTTTTCCAACGGTGTTGATGTTCTCTCCAGCTCTGGGTGGATCCGGCAGTCGCTCATAGACGAAGTTTGGAATCAAAACTTTTTGAACCAAACCTGATGGAGATTCGACCATGAGAATTCTGTCGGGTGGGAGAAGACCTTTTTCTCTCGTCGAGATCTCGACAATACGACCCGCAACCGTTGCCAAGATGTCGACCTCAAGAGTCTGGAGATTCTCAGCAATGGGAGGCAGAAATTCACCCTCCAAAACATTAGGAATTTGTGGCCCGACGAAAGTAACCACAAGCTTACCCTCCCTTTTTTCAACTTTTCCGACGAATTCGATCGAGCTTCCCCTCCTCACAAGCCTCTTCGTTTCAGGAGGAAGAGTCTGAAAGATTTCCTCTTCTATGTAGGCCTTCGGCATATTTACATTATCCAGCCACAGGATTCTCCTTGTGATCTTTAGACTGGTGGTGGTACCAACAGCCTCAGAGAGTGTTATTTTTCCAGATGTCTGGATGTAACTTCCGATGAGGTTTTCCGATATCTCAGAGAGTCGGACCAGTTTCGGTTCTTCTTTTCCCAACACTTCGATATCTGAGAAGAGTCCAACCATGAGCTGAGGTGTCCCCTTGTAGGAAGAAACGCCTCCAGTTATCCTGACTCTATCTAGAACTTCCAGCCCGAGCGGTCGTTTTTCAACATAAACTTCGAGACCAAGGGGAACGTAAAGCTGGATTTCAGAGGAACCATCCGAGATGTAATATATGTTTGCAGAGCCGAGAGCCCGCATAGAGGTTACCACCCCTTCAATCATCACCCTCTTGTAGAGCAGGGCAACATTTCTCAAGACGTCAGAAGGTGTGGAGACGACGGGTGAAAGGGGCTGGATTTTTATGTCACTGGCGAGGGAAACAGTCATCATCTTATCCCTCTCGGATAAAACTCGCGTTTGACCGAAAATCTTCACCCTGTCGCCAACACGTGGAATCCTTCTTTCCATGAGTAACTCTTCGAAAGCCGGAGAGTAAACCCTCACCTCTATGGTGGATATCTCTGGATCGGTCGAGCTAAAGTCTGAGACGGAGAAAGATATGTAGTTTCTCCCATAGAGAGGCCCGGAGGTTACAGTACCCTCAATCAGGTTGTGAGAATAATCCATCCACGTGTCGATCTGCGAGATGCTTATCGGCTCTTCCCCAGATGCCTTGACGTGCATGAGGAAAGCCCCTACACCAAGCACCGCCAAAATCACACATATAACCCACAAATACAGAAGCCGGATTTTTCTAGTTGTATCGGTTAGGCAGTGTGGGCACGGAACTTTACCTCCTGTTTCCTTTCCGCAGACCGGGCAGATTTCATTTTTCTTCAAGGAATCACCTTTATGTCCTCCCAAGAAGCTACCCAAAGCTGAGGTGTCCCATAGTAGCTTTGAAGAGCCCCGGAAACGGTTATCTTGGCACCAATCGCTGGGTACGCACCCCCAAACCTCTCGAGGAACTTGGGGATCATGATGTTCATGGACTCCTGCGTTTCGACCTCATACAGCGTCAGATTTTTTGCAAAGCCGAGGTCGTCTATTGAAATAACTTTTCCTGTGACTTCGAGTCTTTCATACTCCGTGAAGTTTTCCGGGAAGTGAACGACATCATGTATCCTGACTTTCCTACCGGCCGGACGTTCTATCTTCAAGAAACCTTCAGGATATTGAACGATCAGCATCTGGAACTGGTTGGCTTTATCTCCGACGGCTCTGACCCTTAGGCTTCCTCTGACCGTCACGATGTCTCCAACAGCTGGGAAAGCCGGAATCGGAGAGCCCTTGGCGAGTCGCTCGCTTTCAAGCCTGATGAGGGCCTTCGTGGTTGCGTCGTATGCCCTGATGAAAATGCTCGCCTCCGAATTTTCCGGATCGACGAGATACATGCCGAGAAAATTCGTATCCTCGTAAAATTTCACGAAAGTGGCTTTTCCCGTTAAGACGGCTTGCCCCATGTTCATAAGAGTCGCGTTTTCTTTGAAGAGATCGGATATTGCGATTTGATAAGGCTGTTTTGCGATTATGTGCAATCCTCTGACGTCCGCGCAGAGGAAAAGAACACCCAAAACGGCGACCGAGAGCCCACCCCACTTGAGCAACCTGAAGGAAAGCCTTTTTGGAACTTTACTTCCGCAATAGGGACACTTTTCCAGAGTTCCGACGTATCTTTTACAATTTGGGCAAAAGACCTCCTCGGAGGGCCCCACCGGTTTCATGTAAAGCAAACTCTTTTAGAAGTTCTAACAATAAAAATTTTTTGATTTTTGTGCGGGTTGGGGGAATAGACCTCTCGGGAAGTGAGAAGAGACCGACAGGACTGGCATTCCTTGAGGGTAAAAGATGTTTAACGGCAACGGTTTTCACGGACGATGAGATTCTCGAGCAGTGCTCAAGGCGAAAGGTTTCTCTCATCGCCATAGATGCACCTCTCAACTTTCCCAAGGAAGGCAATCTCAGGCTTTGCGATCGCATTTTGATCTCGCGAGGTCTACGCGTCTTTCCGCCGACTTTCGGTGGAATGCGTAAGCTGACCGAAAGGGGCATAAGGATTTCCTCCCTCCTTCGTTCCTCGGGCTTTAACGTCATCGAGGTTCATCCGAGAACTTCCGGGATCGTGATTTTCGGCACTCCGGATAGAGAAAAATGGTTGATGAGACTCAAAAAAGCTGGTTTCAAAATCTCACCGAGTTCTGATCACGAGATCGATGCTATACTTTCCGCTCTCACAGCTTACCTCCACTTCAGAGGTTTCACAGAGACCGTCAGCGGTGATGGGGCTATTGTTGTTCCTGGAGAAGCTTCTCAACGAATTTTGCTCCGGACGAGATGCTACTCACGGAAACGCCAGTGATTCTGGATATCCTGCGGATGCTCATTTTTTCTCCAGAAATCTTTGCAGCGAGATATATGATGGCAGCCGAAAGATTGGCCGGCGGTCTGGCTCTTGCCCTAGGTCCAGATTTCTTGAAAAGTTTCATAGCAATTTCGCTCGTGCTGCCGGAAGCATTCAGTTGTGTGAGAAATCTCCCTAAATAATCTTCTACTCCGACTCCGTCTTCTATTTTCATTTCCTTCTTGAAAGCGAAGAGAAACTTGCGGAAGATCTTCTGCACGAGTTTCTTCTCGAACGGGTGCCTCTGGGCAGCAATCTTGAAAATTTCCTTTTCACTTCTAGGAATCTTTAGCCGCCTGCAGGCGAGGAGAACGACAACCGGAACAACGATTCTGAGATCTCTCCCCTTTGTCAGTTTCATGCTCCTCGCCTTCCTGTAGATCACACATGCCTCAACCTTCACGCTTCTTGGAAGAGAGAGGCTTCTGCAGAGATTGTCGATTTCGATCAGGGCATCCCTCTCCCCACGCTCTTTCCAGTTGGAAACTTTAGAAATCCGGTGTAGATATTTGAGTCTTCGCATCTGCGAGCGGAAGGCCGGAGAAGGATTATCGGTTTTTCCAATCTCGCTCCCGATTCCCAAGTCATGTCTAGTCTGATCTACCCATGTGATGTTCTCCTCTTCCCACCTTTTTCCAGAACCTTCAGCCGGCATCCTGTCGTATATCACCAACCCGCAGGAAGTACAGATGAGCTCTCCACGTTCTCTATCATAAAAGATTCCTGCACTTCCGCACGACGGACATATCAAACAATCACCCTAGTGGGTCAAAATTGAAGATATCTCGCTATTGGATAGGATATTCGTCAGCGGGACATGTGGAGTTTCGGCCAGCAGGATCTTGACGAAATCTCTAAGAGTGTCCTCATTCTTGCAAACAATCTCCAAGAATCTGGAAACCTTTTTATCCTGCATGGTTCCGAGCCCCCTCCACAACTTGGAGTATTTCTGTATCTCTTCACCGAGTGTTTTTCTCCACTTCGCGTCATATTCTGAAAGAGCTTCTGAGTCCCCCGCAGCCGCCAGACTGGCAGCATCGCCAGCCAATCTCCCACATTCGATTTCATACCTTAGGATGTTCACCGCAAGCGGTGGGATTTGTCCTGCAGACTTGCCCGCCGCCAAAATGCCTTTTTCCCAAAGCTTCGTGAGCGGCCCAGACATGGGTTGAGAGGTTTTAACGCTAACGATCGGCGATGCCCCTTTCAGACAGGGATGTGCAACTCTTCCGATGAATTCATCCAGCGCTGTTCCGGGATGTATTCTCAGGCCGAGCACACCGGTGGATGCTAAGCCCTCTTCAACGGGGAAAATCCAGCCGAATCCTCCCGGAGCAGAATATGAGGATAAATGAATCTCAGCTTTTTCGCAGTTAGCGTTGGCCATTAAGTATTCGCAGCGAAAAGCTAGGTTCTCGCCTGACCATTCGTGACTAGCAAATTTCTTCATAAAAAGACCAGACCAATCTCCCGAAGATCCTGAGGCATCTATCACTACTTTTGATTTGATTTCCTCGACCCATCCGCCGCCAGCCGCTTTCACGCCGATAACCCTGCCAAAATCGACTAGCAGATCTTTGACCGGAGCGCTTGTCCAGATTTCTACCCCGGCTTTTGTTGCCTCAACTGCCATACTACGAAGGAGTTTGGAATAATCGAGAACAGAAAATTTCCCCTCAATTTCAATATTTTTCGAGCTACAAATGATTTTAAGATTTCTCGTCTTGCTGGTGACTGATTGTTTGAATTCCTTTGGGACTTTCTCGCAGAGCACATGGTGCGATTGCCAGCCAATCGCAGCTCGCATCTCGAGAAGAAGAACTCTTTGGTTATGCTCAGCAGCTGTCTTGGCTGCCGAAAGTCCAGTTGCTCCTCCACCTATAACGACTATATCGTATTCTAACATTGCTCTCCTCAGACTTGTTCTGAGGAGGTTTAAAAAGCCGAACTCTAAGCCTGCGCAGGTTTTTTCTTCCTAAGCAGAGCTGCGGCAACAGCGATACAGATGATTATTACAGCAACTCCGGCGATTATTGGCAGATTTGACATGGGAGCCGCCGCAACCGTTGGCCAGTCGGGTATGTCTACCGTAGCGGAGAAGCTACCAGTTGCCGGTGCGGTTGCGCTAACAACTACGGGTGTATCTACATCGATATCGAGCTCGTTGGTCGTTACGTCGAGCTTTCCTCCACCCTTGAGATAGACAGTATTCCCAACCTGACGTTCGACTTCAGGCCTGTATGTTTTTCCTCCCATCTTGAACTCCACGTAGTTGTCCTTTCGCTCGAACGTCATATTCTTCAGACGCAGCCTGACCCGCAAAGTAACGCTCTCCCCTTCCACCGGTGGTCTCATCACGTAATTGTCTATTTGTGTGTTCTCGGACAACACTTGGATGACTAGTGCTGTTATGCTTTTTTCATCAGGACTGACCCAAGCCTCCGAGTATTTTGCGCCCTTTGGTGGATATCTTGGCGTCCACCATCCAGTATAAAGATATTCAGTTGATCCAGTTGGCTGCCACCATTCTCCAACGTTGAAGCAGTTTGTTCCGGAATAGAAATACGCTCTGACTTCCCACGTCCCTCTGTCGAGCGACATTCCAGGAGGCTTACGCAATGTCACGTGCACAGTGTAGGTGCCACCAGCCTTGATCTGGTCGGTTGCACTTACTAAGGCAGAGCCCAAGAATAAGAGCAGCAAACTTCCTGCAATGATTCCGGCTTTTTTCATCCAATCCAAATAAAATTTTTGCAACGTTTGAGTAATTAAGCCTTATGATGGGAATTTCGGAAATGACTCCAAAAATCCAGTTGGTGGCCAAAATTTTCGTTTATGGCTACCCAAACTTTCCTTTTATATAGAATCTGGTTCTTGGATTTCGAGCATTTTTGAATATTCGTCGACTGGTTCCGAATTCTACAAGTTTACCGAGGTAAAGAAATGCTACATAATCTGAAATTCTTGCCGCCTGCTGTATGTTATGCGTAACTATCACAATCGTATAATTCTTTTTCAAATCGTAGATTAAATTCTCGATTTTCCACGTGGAGATGGGATCGAGTGCGGAGCACGGTTCGTCCATGAGAAGAACCTCGGGCTCAACGGCGAGAGCTCTGGCTATGCAGAGTCTCTGTTGTTGCCCGCCTGAAAGCGCCAAGGCAGGAGAGTCAAGTTTGTTCTTTACTTCATCCCACAAACCGACCTTTTTTAGAACTTCTTCTACTCTTTCATGGATTTCTTTCCCGCTAAGGCCGCCGTTGATTTTTAATCCGTAGGATACATTTTCGAAAATCGATTTCGGAAACGGATTGGGTTTTTGGAATACTATTCCTATTTTTTGTCTCAATTCGCTGAGGTCCATCTTCGGAGAGTAGATTGATTTGCCATCTAGCAAGATGTCTCCGCTTACTTTCACGCTGTCAAACATCTCGACCAATCGATTGATCGTTTTCAGAAGCGTGGTCTTGCCGCATCCGGATGGGCCGATAATAGCCGTGATTTTATTCTCCGGGATTCTCATGTTTATGTTTTTTAATATCCAGTCCTCACCGAACCAGACGTTCAGATTTTTTATCTTTATTTTGTCTTTCATAATCACCACATCTTCTTTTTACCATAGTGCCACCTTATGATCGAGGCTCCAAGGTACATCGTAAGCACGAGCATCATCAGAACAAGTGCTGTTCCAAATGCCATTGGTCTGGCAGCCGTTACATCGGGGTGTTCGACGTTAAGCACAAAAAGATGATAGGGGAGAGCCATCACAGGTGCAAATATCGAGTTCGGTAGTCCTCTTGTATAAAAAACGGCCCCCGTAAACAGTATGGGTGCAGTCTCCCCCGCTGCTCTTCCTATACTCAGCATAGTGCCCGTTATCACGCCCGGTAACGCAGCCGGAAGCACGACTCTAAATATCGTCTGCCACTTGGTTGCTCCAAGCGCAAGACTCGCTTCTCTAAATTCATTTGGAATGCTCTTCAGGGCTTCCATTGAACTTATCGTTATAGTTGGGAGAGTCATAAGGCTTAGCGTGAAGGCCGCCGATATGAGCGAGACCCCCCAACCCAAGAACTTGACGAAAAAGACCATGCCAAAAATTCCGAAAATGATCGAAGGAATTCCATTCAGATTGTAAATGGCGTTGATAATAGTTTCCCTAATTCTTCCTGGTTTCGCGTATTCTACAAGGTAAATTGCAGTCATCAGACCAAGCGGGAATGAGATGGTGACAGCGAGCGTTACTAGAAGAAGAGTACCGACTATTGCCGGAAAAATGCCGCCCCTCGTCATTCCCTCCCTCGGAAATCCGGTTAGGAATTCCCAACTCAAAACTCCAATTCCGTTTGTCGCTATGAAAAACACCACGAGTCCTATGAACCCCAAAACGATCGTTATCGAAAGACGGGCTATCAGAAACGCGATTTTTTGGGAAATTTTTCTCGAATTCATCTGGCAACCCTCCTAACTTTTCTTGAAATTATCCAGTTTGCAATGAAATTCACAGCAAAGGTTATTGCGAAAAGCACCAGTCCTATCCCAAATAGAGCACTGTAGTGAAGAGATCCGAACGAGACTTCACCCATCTCAATCGCAATTGTTGCCGGCATAGTTCTAACCGGAGAAAATATAGAGGTAGGGATTACGGCCGCACCTCCGCTTAACATCATTACTGCAATGGTTTCACCAATGGCTCTTCCCAGTCCAAGCAGGACCCCTCCAACGATTCCAGATGAAGCTGCCGGTATCACAGCGTTTTTTATTGTTTCCCATTTGGTCGCACCGAGCGCAAATGACGCTTCTCTGTATTCGTTCGGAACTGCTCGTAGAGAATCCTCGATTATGCTAAGCATAGTCGGAAGAATCATAAAGGCCAACACGAGCCCAGCAGTTAGCGCAGTCTGTCCAGTCGGTAAACCGAAAAATCTCTGAATGAAAGGCACGAGTACTACAAGTCCAAAAAATCCGTAGACAACGGATGGGATCGCCGAAAGCACTTCGACCGTGGTTTTGAGGAGATCTCTTACTTTTGAGCTGGCGATTTCCGAGATGTATATTGCTCCGAACAGCGCCAAGGGAACAGATACTGCCAAAGCAAGCGAAGTTACGAGAAGGCTACCCAATATCATCGGCGCGATGCCAAAGGAGGGGGGATGAGCGGTAGGTAGCCACTTATGGTTTAAGATAAAATTTGTGACCCCGATATTCGTGAATACCGGAATCGATTGAGTAAAAACGAATATGAAGATCAGAAAGACGAAAAATATGGAAAAAGTAGCGAAAAGACCTGTGACGGTCTTTCCGGAAAAGACACGCTTGGTTATCCCGCTAGGGAAAAAAAATGGTCGCCCACGGGTTTTCTCACGTGAGCGACACGAATCCCTTCTCCTCAACAATTCTCTGCCCCTCCGGCCCCTTGACGAACTCTATGAACTCTTTAGCGAGCCCAGATGGCTCTCCAATAGTGTACATGTAAAGAGCTCTCGAAATCGGATACGTTCCATTTAAGATGTTTTGTTTTGTTGGAAGAACTCCGTTTACTGCAAGTGCTTTAACACCGCTGATATAACTGATGCCGACATAACCAATTGCATTTGGGTTTGTTGAAACAATTTGTCGCATTTCTCCGCTCGACATTGTTGTTAGTACAGAAGAGGACATGTTCTCTCCTCTCATCACCAGTTCATGGAATGATTCGTACGTTCCGGAGGTAGTTTCTCTGGTATACACAGCGATCGTAAGATTCGGTCCACCTACTTCCGACCAATTCCTTATTTCTCCAGTGTATATCTTCTTTATCTGCTCCAAGGTCAGGCTGTTCACAGGATTGCTCGGATGGACTATCACCGCTAGGGCGTCTAGCGCGATTTTATGCTCGACCAGTCGTCCTCCAGCTCTCTCATTTTCTATGTTCTTTGCGCGTCTTGAAGACGTGGCTATATCGCATCTACCCTCTATTAGGGATGTTATGCCGACACCGGAGCCGCCACCCGAAACATTAATAGTGTCGTACGGGTGAGCGTTCATCCATCTTTCCGCAGCAAGCTGTGTTATCGGTAAAACGGTGGTGGAGCCAGCGATGTTTATCGATCTTGGTTGAATGTTTGAACCATTTTCGCCTACTTCGTTCGTTCTTATGCCTACTAGAAAGACCGTAACCAGCACAATACCCAGGGCCACCGAGGCCACAACTACTGTCGTAACTTTCATTTTATCCCCAAGTAACGAAAAAGCGCTTCTTTTATATAGATTGTCCAAATATTTTATATACCTGTAAATTAAGTATATAGATCGATGGCAGAGAGAAAAGAGGAAAGCAGGAGAATCCAGTTAACCGGAAAGTCCACTTACATCGTTTCTCTTCCGAAGTGGTGGGCCTCTGAAATGAAACTCAAACCAGGGGATATCATTAACATGATCGTTCAAGATGATTCCCTGTTGCTGACTGTAAGAAAGTCAGCCGTGGAACACGAAAGAGAGAGAGAAGCCACCCTGAAGGTTTTACCCGATGAAAATCCAGACAAGATCATTAGAAAAATAGTTTCGCTCTATCTTGTTGGCTATAACACAATCAGGATAATATCTGAGAAGGAAAGGATATCAAATCTGCAGAGCGAATTAATAAAGAATTTTGTGAGAACCAAGCTAATCGGGACAGAGGTGATTATGGACCTCCCCACCGAGATAGTGGTTAAGGTGATACTCAGCTATCCGGAATTATCGATAAGAGACGCTGTTAGGAGGATGACGCTAATCACAAAGTCGATGATCGAAGACTCGATAGAAGCCTTGAACAAAAAAGACCACGAGCTGGCCAGAAGCGTGATAGTCAGAGATGATGATGTGGACAGATTTAGTATGTATATAATAAGGCAGCTGAAATCTGCCGTAGGAGATCGCAGAATAATGCGCGATGTTGGGATTGAAAGCGCGCGCGATTGTTTAGGATATCGACTGATCGTCAAAAGTGTGGAGAGAATTGCGGATCATGCTTCCACGATTTCCAAGAATGTGATTAAACTGCGAGGCGCAATCGATCATTCGGTTGTCGAGAAGCTTTCAGAAATGAAAGACCTAGTGGTGAGAGCATTTGAGAAAACAATCGAGTCACTTTTCAAAGAAGACCCAGAGTTATCCGAGGAGGTCATCGGGATGAAAGAGCTCGTCGTAAAATCCGAGAATCAAATAGACGAGATGATCATGAAAAAACCAGCGCGCACGGACGCGATAGTTATCAGCCTGATCGTCGAAAGTCTGCGTAGAATGTACGAGTACAGCTGTGACATAGCAGAAGTAGTCTTGAATTTAACGTTAGAGAAGCAACAGGCGGTCTGAATCTATTATTCCTTCGCTCGCTCAGGTGGAGAAGTAAAGCTCAGGACACCCTGCTTAGGCTCGTAAATATTTCCGGCTTCTTTCTCACTCTTCAGAATTTCCTGAACTTCTTCTTTGCTCAGACCTACCTTTTCCGCTATTTCCAAGATTTCAGAAACTTCGACCATCCCGGTTGGATCTTTGCTTGCCAGAGCTCTCATAGCCCTCCTTATAAAGTCTACTTTTGCCTCATGTCCGCGTAGAATGAGAGGTATTTCCCTCTTCTTCGCAGGGGAGGCACTTTCCACAGAGACGTAAGTTCCCACATCTATCTCGAGCGTGAAGGTCTTTCCGCAAAGCGGACAGGTCACCTGAACTCTATGCCTCATACATTCACCCTTTGGA
Coding sequences within it:
- the pstB gene encoding phosphate ABC transporter ATP-binding protein PstB; the encoded protein is MKDKIKIKNLNVWFGEDWILKNINMRIPENKITAIIGPSGCGKTTLLKTINRLVEMFDSVKVSGDILLDGKSIYSPKMDLSELRQKIGIVFQKPNPFPKSIFENVSYGLKINGGLSGKEIHERVEEVLKKVGLWDEVKNKLDSPALALSGGQQQRLCIARALAVEPEVLLMDEPCSALDPISTWKIENLIYDLKKNYTIVIVTHNIQQAARISDYVAFLYLGKLVEFGTSRRIFKNARNPRTRFYIKGKFG
- a CDS encoding tripartite tricarboxylate transporter permease, which gives rise to MESLAYLLWGMLGVLAGSCLSILPGLHPLNFAGLAVVIYIAYPFNPLAFSLFLIGMLVAYSVVGIITTTYMGSPDDSTFYMVFPNQKYLLYGRGEEACLLSGLGAIGAAILLVAISPAAPYLFQVFRRLTTPHFAWILIGVVVYLLMSEWPKDWGSRKKTRLGRLADGWSSLVAGIFVFFLSMILGFIVLNTPVMPPDRAFQNILPVFVGFFAMPWVLMNIFSNPKVPEQSKSTGIYAGWQEVAHGTMAGFLGGTFAAFQPVITAGVGGVLAGHATSTRGDTSFMVSGSAGRFAYYVGAFFLFWVPLLHLTRGGMAWVTSMVYQPRSSSDFWLLVATIAFTTLFAFILLVLLSRFVFSKMVTRISYRKISIVAMMIILAIVFIFAGATGLLLLVITTGLGLIPPMFRTRRLNLVLGFFFPIFLNMAGLGEQIACWLGGY
- a CDS encoding phosphate uptake regulator PhoU produces the protein MAERKEESRRIQLTGKSTYIVSLPKWWASEMKLKPGDIINMIVQDDSLLLTVRKSAVEHEREREATLKVLPDENPDKIIRKIVSLYLVGYNTIRIISEKERISNLQSELIKNFVRTKLIGTEVIMDLPTEIVVKVILSYPELSIRDAVRRMTLITKSMIEDSIEALNKKDHELARSVIVRDDDVDRFSMYIIRQLKSAVGDRRIMRDVGIESARDCLGYRLIVKSVERIADHASTISKNVIKLRGAIDHSVVEKLSEMKDLVVRAFEKTIESLFKEDPELSEEVIGMKELVVKSENQIDEMIMKKPARTDAIVISLIVESLRRMYEYSCDIAEVVLNLTLEKQQAV
- a CDS encoding DUF429 domain-containing protein gives rise to the protein MRVGGIDLSGSEKRPTGLAFLEGKRCLTATVFTDDEILEQCSRRKVSLIAIDAPLNFPKEGNLRLCDRILISRGLRVFPPTFGGMRKLTERGIRISSLLRSSGFNVIEVHPRTSGIVIFGTPDREKWLMRLKKAGFKISPSSDHEIDAILSALTAYLHFRGFTETVSGDGAIVVPGEASQRILLRTRCYSRKRQ
- the pstC gene encoding phosphate ABC transporter permease subunit PstC, translating into MLRRRDSCRSREKTRGRPFFFPSGITKRVFSGKTVTGLFATFSIFFVFLIFIFVFTQSIPVFTNIGVTNFILNHKWLPTAHPPSFGIAPMILGSLLVTSLALAVSVPLALFGAIYISEIASSKVRDLLKTTVEVLSAIPSVVYGFFGLVVLVPFIQRFFGLPTGQTALTAGLVLAFMILPTMLSIIEDSLRAVPNEYREASFALGATKWETIKNAVIPAASSGIVGGVLLGLGRAIGETIAVMMLSGGAAVIPTSIFSPVRTMPATIAIEMGEVSFGSLHYSALFGIGLVLFAITFAVNFIANWIISRKVRRVAR
- a CDS encoding NAD(P)/FAD-dependent oxidoreductase; the encoded protein is MLEYDIVVIGGGATGLSAAKTAAEHNQRVLLLEMRAAIGWQSHHVLCEKVPKEFKQSVTSKTRNLKIICSSKNIEIEGKFSVLDYSKLLRSMAVEATKAGVEIWTSAPVKDLLVDFGRVIGVKAAGGGWVEEIKSKVVIDASGSSGDWSGLFMKKFASHEWSGENLAFRCEYLMANANCEKAEIHLSSYSAPGGFGWIFPVEEGLASTGVLGLRIHPGTALDEFIGRVAHPCLKGASPIVSVKTSQPMSGPLTKLWEKGILAAGKSAGQIPPLAVNILRYEIECGRLAGDAASLAAAGDSEALSEYDAKWRKTLGEEIQKYSKLWRGLGTMQDKKVSRFLEIVCKNEDTLRDFVKILLAETPHVPLTNILSNSEISSILTH
- a CDS encoding phosphate ABC transporter substrate-binding protein yields the protein MKVTTVVVASVALGIVLVTVFLVGIRTNEVGENGSNIQPRSINIAGSTTVLPITQLAAERWMNAHPYDTINVSGGGSGVGITSLIEGRCDIATSSRRAKNIENERAGGRLVEHKIALDALAVIVHPSNPVNSLTLEQIKKIYTGEIRNWSEVGGPNLTIAVYTRETTSGTYESFHELVMRGENMSSSVLTTMSSGEMRQIVSTNPNAIGYVGISYISGVKALAVNGVLPTKQNILNGTYPISRALYMYTIGEPSGLAKEFIEFVKGPEGQRIVEEKGFVSLT
- the pstA gene encoding phosphate ABC transporter permease PstA, whose product is MNSRKISQKIAFLIARLSITIVLGFIGLVVFFIATNGIGVLSWEFLTGFPREGMTRGGIFPAIVGTLLLVTLAVTISFPLGLMTAIYLVEYAKPGRIRETIINAIYNLNGIPSIIFGIFGMVFFVKFLGWGVSLISAAFTLSLMTLPTITISSMEALKSIPNEFREASLALGATKWQTIFRVVLPAALPGVITGTMLSIGRAAGETAPILFTGAVFYTRGLPNSIFAPVMALPYHLFVLNVEHPDVTAARPMAFGTALVLMMLVLTMYLGASIIRWHYGKKKMW
- a CDS encoding transcription initiation factor IIB family protein, with the protein product MICPSCGSAGIFYDRERGELICTSCGLVIYDRMPAEGSGKRWEEENITWVDQTRHDLGIGSEIGKTDNPSPAFRSQMRRLKYLHRISKVSNWKERGERDALIEIDNLCRSLSLPRSVKVEACVIYRKARSMKLTKGRDLRIVVPVVVLLACRRLKIPRSEKEIFKIAAQRHPFEKKLVQKIFRKFLFAFKKEMKIEDGVGVEDYLGRFLTQLNASGSTSEIAMKLFKKSGPRARARPPANLSAAIIYLAAKISGEKMSIRRISRITGVSVSSISSGAKFVEKLLQEQQ